The following nucleotide sequence is from Nitratidesulfovibrio termitidis HI1.
GCCAGACCGGTAGCGGCCCAGAGCCGACCGGTTTCGGCCCGGGGCAGTCCGGTCACCTCCAACCAGCGACAAAGACGGGCGCCGGAGATTTCTCCGGCGCCCGTCACGCATTGGCGCGTTGCGGGATAGAACCGTGCGCACGGTAAAGGCGGAATGATACTTCTTGCCCGACCGGGGAGTACCAGTACACAATGCGGACAGTGGGCGCACTCCCATGCGCCCGGTCGCATTCCGTCCCGACGCGAGGGTTTTCGATGTCCCGAGGGGTTCTGCCGTTTCTTTCCCGTCTCTCCCTGCTTGCAGTGCTGCTAGCCGGGGCATCTCCTGCCCTTTGCCTGGCCGATTCCGGTGGAGCCGACGTGCGGTTCACTCCGGCGGAGCAGCATTTCATCCGCGAGTCCGGCCCCATCACCTTGTGCGTGGACCCGGACTGGCCGCCCTTCGAAAGGGTGGAAACGCGCAACGGGCAGCCGCGCCATGTGGGCATTGCCGCCGACATCATCGCGCTGGTGGCGCAGCGCACCGGCCTGTCCTTCGAGCTTGTGCCCACGGCCACGTGGGATGAAAGCATTGCCGCCGCGCGGGCGGGCCGCTGCCAGGCGCTCAGCTTCTTGAACCAGACCCCGCAGCGCGAGGCGTGGCTGGGCTTCACCGATCCCCTGCTGACCGACCCCAACGTGTTCATCACCCGGGTGGAGCACCCGGCCATCACCGACCCGGCGGCGCTGGAGGGCGAACGCATCGTGTTCCCGCAGGGAACGGCCATGGAGGAACTGGTCCGCAGGGACTACCCCAACCTGAAGGTGCTGGTGGCGGAATCGGAGGCCGAGGCCATCCGCATGGTGGAAGAGCGCAAGGCCGACATGACCATGCGTTCTCTTATCGTGGCGGCCTACACCATTCGCCAGCAGGGGTTGTTCAACCTGAAGGTCGCGGGAAAGCTTCCGGAATACGAGAACAAGCTGCGCATGGGCGTGGTGCGGCACGATCCCCTGCTGCGCACCGTGCTGAACCGGGGCATCCGTTCGCTGACCGTCGAGGAACGGCAGCAGGTCGTCAACCGGCACGTGCCCATTACCGCCCAGACGTCGGTGGATTACTGGCTGGTGGCCCGCGTGGCCGGGTTTTTTGCGCTGCTGGCCGGGGTGGTGCTGTGGTACAACCGCAGGCTCAAGCGCATGAACGCCGTGCTGGAGCGGCTGGCCCGCACCGATCCGCTCACCGACCTGCCCAACCGCAGCCGTCTGAACGAACTGTTCCGGCGCGAGGTGGAGCGGGCCCAACGCTATCGGCGGCCCTTTTCCATCGTGATCCTGGACATCGACCACTTCAAACGCGTCAACGACGACCTCGGCCACCTTGCGGGCGACAGGACCTTGCAGGCCTTCGCCGGGGTGGTGCGCGACAGCGTGCGCGGGACGGATACCGTGGGCCGCTGGGGTGGCGAGGAGTTTCTGGTGCTCTGTCCGGAAACCACGGGGGAAGAAGGCGTGCAACTGGCCGAACGGCTGCGCGTCGCCATTGGCGGCACACCGTTTGAAAGTGGCCGCAGGCATACGCTCAGTGCCGGCGTGGCGACCTTTTGCGCAGGCGACAGCGTGGACGCCCTGCTGCACCGGGCGGACACGGCCCTGTACCGAGCCAAGAACGGCGGGCGTGACCGGGTGGAAGTGGCGTAGCCGCCCCGCGTCGGGTCGTGGCCGCGAACGCTGGCGGCTCTTTTAGGCCCGGAATTCGGCGTGCGGGGGCAGCAGCGGGGCAAGGCCGGTCATGAACCGGTCCAGCGCCAGGGTGATGCGCCGGGAGGCATGATCGTCGCCGGGGGTGGCGCAGGCCGCCGCCATGGCCGCGTGATGCGCGCCATCATCCAGAAGGGCCGCCGTCTCGCGCAGGATGGCGGCCTTGTCCGTTCCCACCAGTCGGGCGCGACCGGCGCGCACCGCGTCGGGCAACTGCGGGCTGGCGCGCAGGGCCAGCACCGGCACGCCCAACGCGGAGGCCTGTTCCAGCACGTCCTCCGCATCGGTCAGCACCAGGCGGGCGTCGCGCAGGCAGACCACGAACTCCGGCAGCGGGGGCACCGGCATCAGGCGCACGTTGGGCACCGCGCCCAGCAGGGGGATGGCCGCGTCGCGCAGGGGACGGTGGCGGCCCACCGGCACCAGGAAACCGGTGTCGCGGCGGTCCAGCGCCAGTTCGCGCACGGCGGCGCAGATGTCCTTCAGCGCCTGCGGGTTGGCGTGCAGGCCGTGCAGGCTGACCAGCACGGTGTGTCCCCGGGGCAAGGGCCGGGCCGGGCGGGGACGTGGCGTGGCAGGCGCGACGGAAACCGGCATGGCCGTGACGTCCGCCGTGTCGGAGACGTTTTTCGGCACCCTGCGCAGGGATACCGGGCGAATGTCCGGCACCCTGTGGGGGGGAGTGGCGGCGGGCCCGGCCTGTTCCGTTTTCTGGTCTGGGTTCTGTTCCGCGTTCGGGGCAGCGGGTACGCCGGGATCGGCGGTGGCGCCAACAGGCATCCCGCCGTCCG
It contains:
- a CDS encoding diguanylate cyclase translates to MRFTPAEQHFIRESGPITLCVDPDWPPFERVETRNGQPRHVGIAADIIALVAQRTGLSFELVPTATWDESIAAARAGRCQALSFLNQTPQREAWLGFTDPLLTDPNVFITRVEHPAITDPAALEGERIVFPQGTAMEELVRRDYPNLKVLVAESEAEAIRMVEERKADMTMRSLIVAAYTIRQQGLFNLKVAGKLPEYENKLRMGVVRHDPLLRTVLNRGIRSLTVEERQQVVNRHVPITAQTSVDYWLVARVAGFFALLAGVVLWYNRRLKRMNAVLERLARTDPLTDLPNRSRLNELFRREVERAQRYRRPFSIVILDIDHFKRVNDDLGHLAGDRTLQAFAGVVRDSVRGTDTVGRWGGEEFLVLCPETTGEEGVQLAERLRVAIGGTPFESGRRHTLSAGVATFCAGDSVDALLHRADTALYRAKNGGRDRVEVA
- a CDS encoding UDP-N-acetylglucosamine 2-epimerase, coding for MADNVVHIPAQRRARVMVVVGTRAQAIACAPVVHALREGAARFHPIVVSAGLHRDRFVSTLADLDMECDIDLSLPGDIDEGQFHLLAGNAVLRFGLVVSRLRPDIVLVQGASTTALAVALTAFHNNVPVAHIDAGPHEEQTGAPSPEEGNRRCIAAVASLHFAATAEAREALLHEGVDDARIAVTGTTMAESLHRFAEAGQVGGPAPDGGMPVGATADPGVPAAPNAEQNPDQKTEQAGPAATPPHRVPDIRPVSLRRVPKNVSDTADVTAMPVSVAPATPRPRPARPLPRGHTVLVSLHGLHANPQALKDICAAVRELALDRRDTGFLVPVGRHRPLRDAAIPLLGAVPNVRLMPVPPLPEFVVCLRDARLVLTDAEDVLEQASALGVPVLALRASPQLPDAVRAGRARLVGTDKAAILRETAALLDDGAHHAAMAAACATPGDDHASRRITLALDRFMTGLAPLLPPHAEFRA